Genomic window (Sediminispirochaeta smaragdinae DSM 11293):
TAAGACCAAGCAACTTGTTGATCAGGTGCATCGAGTTGAACATGGTATAGAGAGGAATCGCCAGTACGACCGGGGGCAATATTTTTACAACCAAGACCCACACAAGGAAAAGCGAGTTGAATGCCAAGGGAAACCGGTATCGAACCAGAGCATATGCAGCGGTAAAGGAGAGGAAAAGAGAAAGGCCTGTGGCACATACGGCCACAATCAGGCTGTTGAGCATGTTGTGCAAAAAGCCCGATTGTAAAACCGCTTTATAATTCATGAAGGTAGGATCATGAGGGAACAGGGTCGGCTTCGGAAGAATAACCTCTACCGGTGTCTTACAGGATGTTACGATGATCCAATAAATAGGGAACAGGATGATACCCATGATGACGGCCAATGCAATCCAGAACAGGGGATTGGAACTTTTCTTTCGTATATGCCTTCTCATGCATCCTCCTGAAGGATCTTCCTGATGTAGATCAGGGAAATCCCGGCCGCAACGATCAGGGTAATGATGGAAGCGGTTGAGGCCCTTCCCAAATTGAAATAGGAAAAGCCTTCACGATAGATAAAGTAAGAGAGCGTCTCCGTCGAGTTGCCCGGACCGCCCTGGGTCAAGGCATACACCTTGCCGAAGAGCTTGAAGGTATCGATTGTTCTCAGCATGATCAGAAGCATGATCTGGCTTGAGAGGATAGGCAGGGTAATTCGTCCGACGATTTGATGGTATTTTGCTCCGTCGATTTGTGCAGCCTCGTAGATTTCACCTGGTATCGAACTCATCGCCGCCTGGGTCATGATGAAAGTAAAGGGGGTCCACTGCCAGATATCGACGATGACAATGGAGAAGAGAGCCTTCCCCTGATCGATCAGCCACCCCACGGGCTTTGCGCCAATGGATCGCAGCGTTGCGTTAAAAAGACCGATATCGTAATGGTACAGGGTCTTCCAGATGGCACAGATGACCATCGTCGATATCATCATGGGAAAAATCGATATGATCATGAATACCCTTTTACCGGCGAAGCGGCCGTCGAAAATAAGAGCGAGGATGATCCCGCCCGCAACCTCCGCCGCCGTGGCCAAAAGCGAGAAAAGCAGGGTATTGAGAAATGCCTGTTGAAATAGCTGTTCGCTTAGGATCTCCTTAAAATTACCAAGGCCGACAAAGGTTTTTATATCGGTAATATAATTGTATTTGAAAAAAGAGAGGTCGACGACATGGATGACAGGATAGATGGTCAGCCAAGCCATAATTGCCGCCGCCGGGGAAATCAGAATGAAAAAAAAGAGATTTTTCCGGATGTAATTTCCAGTCCTCATGTAGTAATCTCCTGTCGCATAAAAATGAGTACCGAAACGCAATAGAGAGCACATAAGGCCGGGCCGGGATGCCCCGGCCTTATCGTGGATAGCGGCTACTTAAGAATATTGGTAATGCCCTTCTCTGCTTCCGTCAGAGCCTGCTCAGCGCTTATATTCCCCATAAGGGCGAACTGAAGCACTGTACCAAGTTGGTCCTCCACTTCCTTCCACTTTGTTGTTCGTGTACGGGCCACGCCGTTGAGCAAGGCATCGAGCTGTGCCGGATACCAGGGATATTTTTCCTGCTGGGAGGTGAGCCTATAGACCTCGCTTCTCGTCGGCGGTAATCCTACACTATCGGACATTGCAACCTGCATATCGTAACTTGTCAGAAAGCGCAGGAAATCAAAGGCGGCCTGCTGGTGTTTCGAGGCCTTTGGAATTCCGGCCAGCCACACCCCGATCATTGGTGACGATTTCTCAACCTCGCCGGGATGTTTGATCACCTTGACCTTTCCGACAACGGAAGATTTCTCGGGGTTTTCCAAATCGCCTATCCAGCCAGGCCACACCTCGGTTGCTATCGCCGCTTTGCCGGAATAGATGGCGTCTTTAACCTGGGCCGACTGATACATGGAGACGCCTTCGGGAGCGTACGTGCTCAGCTCAAGAAAATAGTGTAACGCGTTGAGTCCTTCGGGTGAGTTGATGGTTACATTGCCGTCGGCATCGAGGATCTTTCCGCCGAAAGCCCAGAAGATGGGAAGAAATCCGGTAACAATTGGATTGCCTTTTACCCCTCTGAAGACGACGCCGTCGATGGAAGGCTCGTTTTTATCGATAGTCTTCACCGCCGTAAGGACTTGCGACCAGGATTGTGGCTCTTGGAGGCCGTACTTTGCAAACAGGTCCGTTCGATAGGCAAACAGCTCTACGTTACCTGCAAAGGGAAGTGCATAGAGTGTTCCATGTGCCGTATAGGGATAGCGCCCCAGCCTCAGCGTCGGTTCGATGAAGTCGGGATCGATGCTAACTCCGGCCTGCTCGTAAAGGTCATCAAGGTTTGCAAGCCAGTTTACCTCCAGAAACTGGGTGGCATTGGGATCATCGATGAGAATCACATCGTATGTACCTGTTTCACTTCTCATGTCGATCACGGTTTTTTCAAATAGACTGCTTCCCGAGAGTTTCAACACCTCAAAGGATACCTCGGGATGCTTCTCGTGGTATGCGTCCGCCGCCATCTGCATTGCTTCGCCGTAGGCACCGTCCCGGCCGGCAATTGTCAACTTGATCTCTGTTTCCCCACCCTCCTGGGCTCCGCCGGCAAAGAGCAGGCCGACGGCCGAGAAAAGAAAACACAGCATAGCTATTCGCTTCTTCATATATCCCTCCTGTTGATTGATATCCTATCATGCATGGTCCCACAAGCAAGCTTGTTCGGATTTTCACTTAACAACTCGATACCGCATAGGTTATACTTTCTACTTAGCATATGACGCTCATAAACTAAGCAACGACATGGAGCTGCTATGATTACACATAGGGTTAAACGACAAGATCTTATCATGGCGCTGTTTGTCCTTTTTTCCTCCGAATACGATCGTCAGTCCCATGAATCCATCCTCGATATCGTGATACCGATATCGGAGGTAAAAGCGTATATCGAAAAACGTTTCCGCGTTTCCTATTCCGGAAGTAGCTGGATCTATACGCAAATTCACAACTATGAAGACGAGATCGGATACCGGCTCTTCGATAAAGAACGTACCGCCAAGGATGAATACGCCCTGCGTTTACACCGTTCCATGCTGGCCTTTACCCAAAAACGGCACCTTTACATCAACCAAAAGATAAAAGTCAGTAATGCCCTCTACGATATGATCCTACACCGAAGTGACAGCCGTCAGTATGCAGATACCTCGGCACCGACGATTAAGCTGCTCATCGATGCCGGTAGTACCGTCTATCACCTCGCAGACATCATTGCAAACCACAGCAGCGAATCGCCTATTTATTATGAGGTATTCACCCATAACATCAGTATCATTGAACGATTTCTCGAACCACATGTAAAAACGGAGCAGATCACGGTCAAAACCCCGACAGGAGAGGTAGATCCCGTTACCAATTCGATTCTCGGAGACGATATCTCTCTTTATAAAGGGCCCGCCTTCGACATGATTATCCAAGGAACCTCATTCTTATTCGACGGAACCGTAGGTGTGGAGCAGGAACGGGAAAGCAGGGTTAAACAAAAAATTCTCCAAGAGACGCAAGGTCCGAAAATCCTCATCCTCACCGGACATGAAATCCGTACGGAGCCTCCGGAAAAATCCCAATTCTCCTTTGGAAAACTCACGGATTTCGACCTCCTGGTGGTACCCTTCAATGCCAGAAGCAAGGCGAAAAATCTCAACGCCATGCTCGAACGCTATGAATCGGTACTGAAACCGGAGATTATGAACTGGAATTACAGGATCTATCATATCCAATAGTACCTTTTCTCTGTCAGATGCATGCTATATGCTGGTGGGCATGGAACCTTTTGAGATCATCAAAGCAGAATCGTCTCACATTCCCGATCTATGTAAACTTCTGGAAATTCTTTTTTCCCAGGAAGAGGAGTTTTGTCCGGACCGATCAAAACAGGAAGCGGGACTTCGCATGATTATCGAAAATCCCGATACAGGTTTCGTCCTTGCCGCGCTGAAGCATGGAAGCATCGTCGGCATGGTAAATATTCTTTTTACCGTCTCAACAGCCCTCGGAGCACGGGTTGCTCTCCTTGAAGACCTCATTGTTCGCCCCGAAGAGCGAAGAAAGGGCATAGGGAAAGGGCTTATCACCGAGGCATCAAGGTGCGCAAAACAAGCAGGTTGCATGCGACTTACCCTTTTGACCGACGGGGCCAATACCACCGCTCATCATTTCTATCAAAAGAATGGCTTTTCATATTCAAACATGCAAATATTCAGAAAACTGCTTTAATTAAGGATAAAGCCATAAGAGTTTCCTTGACAGCTTTGCCTTGGCGATCAAGAATAGGGTATGTCAACAAGGAGGAGGCATTATGGAATTTGGAAATCCCTTCAGCGTAAAAGATAACGACAGAATGCTCAATCACGGCGAGTTGGTACGGGCCATCAGAATGATGGTTGCGGCGGAATACGAGGCAACTCAGCTCTATGAACAGTTGGCTGCATCAACGGACAATACCCTTGCAAGCCAGGTATTACTAGATATTGCCGACGAAGAAAAGGTACACGCAGGAGAATTCCTTCGCTTACTCAAGGAACTGGCACCAGAAGAAGAGGGTTTTTACCAACAGGGCGCCGAGGAAGTCGAAGAAGAGTTCCTGGGAGGAGCCTCGAAGTCGACCGGTACCGCTTCACAGGAATCAGGTGGTCTTGGTATCGGCAGCCTAAAGGGCCGGGAATAGGAGGTAACATGGATATCCTGAAACGAGATCTCGCACCGATAAGCGATGCTGCATGGAAAGAAATAGACGAGATGGCGAGGGAGACTCTGGCTGCCAATTTGTCGGGACGAAAGTTCCTTGACGTATCGGGCCCTCACGGTATTGGATACACGAGTGTGGACCTGGGGCGTCTCTCCCTCAGCAAGGACCAAAAAAAAGACGAGGTCCGATACGGTGTCTATATGGTTCAGCCCCTGGTGGAAAGCCGTATCGGTTTTTCTCTGAAAACCTGGGAACTGGACAACATCGAACGGGGGGCCCTTGATATCGATCTGACCCCAGTCGTAACGGCGGCAAAAAAGATGGCGGCTTTTGAGGAAACGGCAATTTTCAAGGGTTTTAAGCCCGGTATGATTACCGGTATCCAGGATGCCGTCGACAGCGAGAAAATACCGCTTAAGCTCGAAAATGCAGCGATCGTCGATGCCGTTTCCGAAGCAAAAACCAGGTTGCTTGCGGAAGGTGTCAGGGGTGCAAGTAACCTTATTGTCAATTCCGAATTGTGGAAGTTCATGGGTCGTCCGACCCCTGGCGGCTCACTAAAAACCTTGGTGGAAAAGCAAATTGAGGGTAAAGTCATCTACTCAGGGTTTGTAGATACAGCCCTCCTCGCCTCCGATCGTGGAGGAGACTTTGAACTCACCCTGGGGCAGGACCTTTCCATAGGCTACCATCACCACGATTCCGAAGAGGTTCATCTTTTCTTCTCGGAATCTTTTAGTTTCCGCGTCATTACCCCGGAAGCTCTGGTCTGCTTTAGTATGTAATTCTATGCTTCCCGGCTTCACGGTCGGGGAGCTCTTTTTACCGGCAATCTTTCCCACGGGTATATATTTAACATAGTGTTCCGAATCCTGGTGGTCAAAGCATCCTAATTCTTTTTCTTTCCATCAATTACAAGACTACAGGTGTAAAAGATCAAGTAATCCGGGAAATGAAAGGATTTCTCCGGGGAAAACGGCATAAAACCACCAGGATTCCGGACACTAGTTCATGCCTGCCTCTTCGCACGACTTTTCGGTACGAGAGAGTGTGCTGCCCCTCGAATCCATGACAGCATAAAGCTGCTGGATTACATACAGAATACCCTCGGCAATTCGTGTACCTGCATTGGTTAGTCCATATTCCACATGAGGAGGCCCTTTTTCCAACTCCCGGCGATAAATAAGACCTTCTTCTTCCAGAAGTTTGAGACTCTTCGACAGCATTCGCTCGCTAATTCCCTCTATCGATCGAGATAGTGTACCGAAACGTGCAGGCCCCTCTTGAAGGCGTGCAAGGATAAGGACGCCCCAGCGACTGAATATATGCAGAAAAGCGGACCGGGAGGGACAACCGGCGGCAAACACATCGTACGGAATTTGCTTCATATCATCACCATGCAAAAAAAATCATTGAACAATACTAAACGTAGCATAAAAAAAAAGAGTTGTCACTTACGAAAAGTTAGTACTATATTTCATGAGTAACTAACTTTTCGTAAGGAGAAAAAGATGATGTATGGAGTAACAGGGGCCACAGGAGAGCTTGGATCACTGGTAGTTTCACAGTTGATAAACCTCGGTGTTCAGCCTTCCTCTATCATTGGCCTTGCAAGAAACAGATCAAAAGCGGCACATCTCGAAAAGCAAGGAATTACCGTACGTATCGGCGATTATGACGATCAAGCGTCACTAAGGAAGGCCTTCACCGGGGTGGACCGCCTTCTTTTGATATCAGGTTCCGAAGTGGGGAAACGAGCCGCACAGCATCAGAACGTTATTGAGGCTGCACAGGCTGCCGGTACCAAAACAATCGCCTACACAAGCATCTCCAGAGCCGATACCTCAAACAATCCGCTAGCCCCCGAGCATAAAGCGACTGAGGAGCTATTAAGGCATTCCGGCCTTACATCCGTTATCCTCAGAAATAACTGGTATGCGGAAAATTATACCGGAGATATTCGGGCTGCCCGAGACTCCGGCACAATAGCTGCAGCCGCGGGAGACGGCAAAGTAGCATCGGCTTCCAAAAGTGACTATGCCGAAGCAGCGGCAAAAGTACTTGTATCGGAAAGCTACGACGGCATGACCCTGGAACTCGCAGGCACCCCCTGGAACTATGAGCAGCTTGCCTCAGCCGCAGGAAAGGCACTTGGAAAGGATATTCGGTATGAGCGGATCAGTATCGAAGAACGGAAACAACGATTGGTTGCAGCAGGAATGCCCGAAGCCGGGGCCGCTTTCTATGCGCAACTCGACGAATCCATAGCTGCCGGAACCCTTGATATCTCAAGCAGCGATCTCGAAAAAGTATTGGAGCGCCCACCGCTTTCTCTTGAAGAGCAAGTGAAAAAGCTGCTTTAGCAGTCATATCGTTGGGGAGGCCTATCCCTCCCTAACGATTATCGGTTATTGCTTTCTCGCAGAGAACGGCCCCATTCAACGACCTGATGTTCCTGTCAACATATGTCAACATATTCCCAATCGCCTCCAAGGACCGTGCCGATAACGATCTACCAAGCCCCTTTATTTAAGATGCCATCATGGAAAAGTCCTCTGGAGCATCGTTCGGCACATCCCCGAAGCTACCCGTCGTGATAGATCAACAAAACTGCAAAGCAATAGCCCGCTTTCCCAGAATATGATCGTCAAACACAAGGCGGGCCTTTCGACCGGACATCCCCAGACAGACATGTAAGGGAAGCAGATGTTCCTCTCTCGGATGGCAGTACCTGGCATGGGGAGCATCAGTCCAGGCAGTTAGTTTTTCTTCTCGCTCGGAGATGCTGTAATCACCGGTACAAACATCGACAAGCCATTCCTGAAACTCATCATTTGCAGGATCCTCTTGATTCGACGAATCCCAGGTAAAGGCCCTCATATTGTGAAACGAAAAGCCGGATCCGATAATAAGGATGTTTTCATCGGCCAACGATCGAAGGGCCCGACCCAAGGCAATATGCTGTTGCGGCTCCAATCCCCGGATAAGGGACAATTGCGTCATGGGAATATCAGCATCGGGATACATCATTTTCAAGGGAATGAATAGGCCGTGATCAAAACCACGTCTCTCATCTATTCTCGAAGCAATGTCGGCCTCCTGAAGAAAGCCTTGCATGGTTTGCGCCAAACGAGGCGCTCCTGGCGCAGGGTATTGCAGCTCGTATGCCTCCTTCGGAAAGCCATAGTAATCATAAAACAGCGACGGGGACTCGGCTCCGATGATGGTCGGAAGCGACTCCTCCCAGTGGGCACTCACAACGACAACAGCTTCCGGTTTCGGCAACTGCCGGGGAAGCTCCTTCATAAAAGCAATCATCGCCGCATGACTTGGGTCGCCTAAAATTGGGAGAGGACCGCCTCCATGAGAAAGATAGATGATATTTCCAGGCCTCTTTTCCGAACAATCTGCCATAAATTTCTCTCCTATAACGGCTATTATATGAGAAAAATTTGAAGATGCTACTATGCTTCCGGGAAAAATGCGTCCCAGATGCCATCTTCAAGCCGACGGCCGCGCTCTCCCAGTCGCCTCGAGAGGGAGAGATAGATAGCCTGCACAATGGCATGCTGAGCGATCCGGGAGGCGACCGTTTCGGGGTTTTGCTCGTGGCAGACCGACAGCAGGAGAACATCGGAGGCCTTGGCAAGTTCGGTCAAAGCATTACCCGTGATGGTCATCACAGGGACAGAGGAACGTTTTGCAACCTCTACGGCTCTCATGACCATATCGGAAGCCCCTGACTGGGATATCACGAAAAGAAGATCCTTTTCGCTCAGAAGTGCCGCATGCATGATCTGCAACATCACATCACTTGCCACCGTGCAGTTGATGCCGAGACGAAACAACCTATTATAAAGTTCATGAGCTATGGGCCCTGAGGTTCCGGAACCGGTTATCAAGACTTTTCCGGCATTCTGGAGTAGATCCATACCTCGTTCAAAGCTATCCTCATCAAAAGCCATGGCGGTTTCATCCAGAGCCTCTTTACTTTTCCTGATAATCGCCCGAAAAGGGCTCTCTTCGATAGCCTCATCTCCGACGCTTTCGGGAAGCGATCTGATGAGAGCAATCTTCAACTCGAGCCATCCCCGGTAACCAATACTACGGCTAAAACGCATGGCCGTCGCATCACTGACGCTGCTCTCCCTGGCAACCTCGGCAAGGGACATCTCCACCACACGAGAGGGATAGGAAAGAATGAATTTTCCTACCTTCTTTTCAGAAACGGAAAGCGTGGCATAGGCGGTTTTCAGCCGTGTAAAAAAATCTTTTTTTAAGGGGGAAGATGACACGTATTTCTCCATATATACGGACCGATACCATCTAACGGCACCGGTCCGATGATTACTAATTACGATTCTTTTTTGGGATAGTT
Coding sequences:
- a CDS encoding carbohydrate ABC transporter permease translates to MRRHIRKKSSNPLFWIALAVIMGIILFPIYWIIVTSCKTPVEVILPKPTLFPHDPTFMNYKAVLQSGFLHNMLNSLIVAVCATGLSLFLSFTAAYALVRYRFPLAFNSLFLVWVLVVKILPPVVLAIPLYTMFNSMHLINKLLGLILVYQVYTLPYCIWMIFGFLKSVPISFEEAALIDGASRWYILGNIVLPLARTGIIATSIFGIISAWDEFLFALLFVRTPSLETLPLVIVNYIGEYETLWGELMSIGLLTTVPVLLFSNFVYKYYTKGFSMSLK
- a CDS encoding carbohydrate ABC transporter permease translates to MRTGNYIRKNLFFFILISPAAAIMAWLTIYPVIHVVDLSFFKYNYITDIKTFVGLGNFKEILSEQLFQQAFLNTLLFSLLATAAEVAGGIILALIFDGRFAGKRVFMIISIFPMMISTMVICAIWKTLYHYDIGLFNATLRSIGAKPVGWLIDQGKALFSIVIVDIWQWTPFTFIMTQAAMSSIPGEIYEAAQIDGAKYHQIVGRITLPILSSQIMLLIMLRTIDTFKLFGKVYALTQGGPGNSTETLSYFIYREGFSYFNLGRASTASIITLIVAAGISLIYIRKILQEDA
- a CDS encoding extracellular solute-binding protein; amino-acid sequence: MKKRIAMLCFLFSAVGLLFAGGAQEGGETEIKLTIAGRDGAYGEAMQMAADAYHEKHPEVSFEVLKLSGSSLFEKTVIDMRSETGTYDVILIDDPNATQFLEVNWLANLDDLYEQAGVSIDPDFIEPTLRLGRYPYTAHGTLYALPFAGNVELFAYRTDLFAKYGLQEPQSWSQVLTAVKTIDKNEPSIDGVVFRGVKGNPIVTGFLPIFWAFGGKILDADGNVTINSPEGLNALHYFLELSTYAPEGVSMYQSAQVKDAIYSGKAAIATEVWPGWIGDLENPEKSSVVGKVKVIKHPGEVEKSSPMIGVWLAGIPKASKHQQAAFDFLRFLTSYDMQVAMSDSVGLPPTRSEVYRLTSQQEKYPWYPAQLDALLNGVARTRTTKWKEVEDQLGTVLQFALMGNISAEQALTEAEKGITNILK
- a CDS encoding sugar phosphate isomerase family, whose product is MITHRVKRQDLIMALFVLFSSEYDRQSHESILDIVIPISEVKAYIEKRFRVSYSGSSWIYTQIHNYEDEIGYRLFDKERTAKDEYALRLHRSMLAFTQKRHLYINQKIKVSNALYDMILHRSDSRQYADTSAPTIKLLIDAGSTVYHLADIIANHSSESPIYYEVFTHNISIIERFLEPHVKTEQITVKTPTGEVDPVTNSILGDDISLYKGPAFDMIIQGTSFLFDGTVGVEQERESRVKQKILQETQGPKILILTGHEIRTEPPEKSQFSFGKLTDFDLLVVPFNARSKAKNLNAMLERYESVLKPEIMNWNYRIYHIQ
- a CDS encoding GNAT family N-acetyltransferase, with translation MLVGMEPFEIIKAESSHIPDLCKLLEILFSQEEEFCPDRSKQEAGLRMIIENPDTGFVLAALKHGSIVGMVNILFTVSTALGARVALLEDLIVRPEERRKGIGKGLITEASRCAKQAGCMRLTLLTDGANTTAHHFYQKNGFSYSNMQIFRKLL
- a CDS encoding ferritin family protein; this translates as MEFGNPFSVKDNDRMLNHGELVRAIRMMVAAEYEATQLYEQLAASTDNTLASQVLLDIADEEKVHAGEFLRLLKELAPEEEGFYQQGAEEVEEEFLGGASKSTGTASQESGGLGIGSLKGRE
- a CDS encoding family 1 encapsulin nanocompartment shell protein produces the protein MDILKRDLAPISDAAWKEIDEMARETLAANLSGRKFLDVSGPHGIGYTSVDLGRLSLSKDQKKDEVRYGVYMVQPLVESRIGFSLKTWELDNIERGALDIDLTPVVTAAKKMAAFEETAIFKGFKPGMITGIQDAVDSEKIPLKLENAAIVDAVSEAKTRLLAEGVRGASNLIVNSELWKFMGRPTPGGSLKTLVEKQIEGKVIYSGFVDTALLASDRGGDFELTLGQDLSIGYHHHDSEEVHLFFSESFSFRVITPEALVCFSM
- a CDS encoding winged helix-turn-helix transcriptional regulator, with translation MKQIPYDVFAAGCPSRSAFLHIFSRWGVLILARLQEGPARFGTLSRSIEGISERMLSKSLKLLEEEGLIYRRELEKGPPHVEYGLTNAGTRIAEGILYVIQQLYAVMDSRGSTLSRTEKSCEEAGMN
- a CDS encoding SDR family oxidoreductase; translation: MMYGVTGATGELGSLVVSQLINLGVQPSSIIGLARNRSKAAHLEKQGITVRIGDYDDQASLRKAFTGVDRLLLISGSEVGKRAAQHQNVIEAAQAAGTKTIAYTSISRADTSNNPLAPEHKATEELLRHSGLTSVILRNNWYAENYTGDIRAARDSGTIAAAAGDGKVASASKSDYAEAAAKVLVSESYDGMTLELAGTPWNYEQLASAAGKALGKDIRYERISIEERKQRLVAAGMPEAGAAFYAQLDESIAAGTLDISSSDLEKVLERPPLSLEEQVKKLL
- a CDS encoding DODA-type extradiol aromatic ring-opening family dioxygenase, translating into MADCSEKRPGNIIYLSHGGGPLPILGDPSHAAMIAFMKELPRQLPKPEAVVVVSAHWEESLPTIIGAESPSLFYDYYGFPKEAYELQYPAPGAPRLAQTMQGFLQEADIASRIDERRGFDHGLFIPLKMMYPDADIPMTQLSLIRGLEPQQHIALGRALRSLADENILIIGSGFSFHNMRAFTWDSSNQEDPANDEFQEWLVDVCTGDYSISEREEKLTAWTDAPHARYCHPREEHLLPLHVCLGMSGRKARLVFDDHILGKRAIALQFC
- a CDS encoding MurR/RpiR family transcriptional regulator, with product MSSSPLKKDFFTRLKTAYATLSVSEKKVGKFILSYPSRVVEMSLAEVARESSVSDATAMRFSRSIGYRGWLELKIALIRSLPESVGDEAIEESPFRAIIRKSKEALDETAMAFDEDSFERGMDLLQNAGKVLITGSGTSGPIAHELYNRLFRLGINCTVASDVMLQIMHAALLSEKDLLFVISQSGASDMVMRAVEVAKRSSVPVMTITGNALTELAKASDVLLLSVCHEQNPETVASRIAQHAIVQAIYLSLSRRLGERGRRLEDGIWDAFFPEA